A genomic window from Streptomyces sp. NBC_00234 includes:
- a CDS encoding NAD(P)/FAD-dependent oxidoreductase, translated as MTVTITRAGEPIGSGAADDDYDVTVVGAGVVGTAIARELARYRLRTALVEASHDIGNGTSKANTAILHTGFDADPDSLEARLVREGRHLLAAYAAESGIPVERVGALLIAWDEEQLALLPKLLAKAERNGYHAARMLGAGELAAREPHLGPGALGALEIPDESIICPWSTPLAYATQAVRAGVHLHLDCRVRHIADAGGSHLLTTSRGPLRTRYLVNAAGLHADEIDRHFGHDGFTVTPRRGQLIVFDKLARELVGHILLPVPTAAGKGVLVAPTVFGNVLLGPTSEEIDDKSATDSTADGIDFLREKGRRILPALLDEEITAVYAGLRAATGREDYRIQEYPALRYVAVGGIRSTGLTASMAIGAHVTGLLAGTGLELGAPRALPPVDLPNVGEAFPRPYRRADLIAEDPAYGTLVCHCEQVTLGEIRDALHSTIPPGSPDGLRRRTRAGSGRCQGFTCGAAVRALYEEARP; from the coding sequence ATGACGGTGACGATCACCCGGGCCGGTGAGCCGATCGGGTCCGGAGCGGCCGACGACGACTACGACGTCACGGTCGTCGGGGCCGGAGTCGTCGGCACGGCCATCGCCCGCGAACTGGCCCGCTACCGCCTGCGTACGGCGCTCGTCGAGGCGTCCCACGACATCGGGAACGGCACGTCCAAGGCCAACACCGCGATCCTGCACACCGGTTTCGACGCCGACCCGGACTCACTGGAAGCCCGGCTGGTCCGCGAAGGCCGTCACCTGCTGGCCGCCTACGCGGCGGAGAGCGGCATCCCCGTCGAACGCGTCGGCGCCCTCCTCATCGCCTGGGACGAAGAGCAACTCGCGCTGTTGCCAAAGCTGTTGGCGAAGGCCGAGCGCAACGGCTACCACGCGGCGCGCATGCTCGGTGCCGGGGAGCTGGCGGCGCGTGAACCGCACCTCGGTCCCGGTGCGCTCGGGGCGCTGGAGATCCCCGACGAGAGCATCATCTGCCCCTGGTCGACGCCGCTCGCCTATGCCACCCAGGCCGTCCGGGCAGGCGTCCACCTGCACCTCGACTGCCGGGTGCGGCACATCGCCGACGCCGGCGGCAGCCACCTCCTCACCACCTCCCGCGGCCCCCTGCGCACCCGCTACCTGGTCAACGCGGCCGGACTCCACGCCGACGAGATCGACCGGCACTTCGGTCACGACGGCTTCACCGTGACCCCGCGCCGCGGCCAGCTCATCGTCTTCGACAAGCTCGCCCGTGAGCTGGTCGGCCACATCCTCCTCCCGGTGCCCACCGCCGCCGGGAAGGGTGTCCTGGTGGCCCCGACCGTCTTCGGGAACGTGCTGCTCGGTCCGACCTCCGAGGAGATCGACGACAAGAGCGCCACCGATTCCACCGCGGACGGCATCGACTTCCTCCGGGAGAAGGGCCGACGGATTCTCCCCGCCCTCCTCGACGAGGAGATCACCGCCGTCTACGCCGGACTGCGCGCCGCCACCGGACGCGAGGACTACCGCATCCAGGAATATCCCGCCCTGCGGTACGTCGCCGTCGGGGGAATCCGGTCCACCGGGCTCACCGCGTCCATGGCGATCGGCGCGCACGTCACCGGACTCCTCGCCGGGACGGGCCTCGAACTCGGCGCCCCGCGCGCGCTCCCGCCCGTCGACCTGCCCAACGTGGGCGAAGCCTTCCCCCGCCCGTACCGGAGGGCCGACCTGATCGCGGAGGACCCCGCGTACGGCACACTCGTCTGCCACTGCGAGCAGGTCACCCTGGGCGAGATCCGCGACGCCCTGCACTCCACGATCCCGCCCGGCTCCCCGGACGGCCTCCGGCGCCGCACCCGCGCCGGGAGCGGACGCTGCCAGGGGTTCACCTGCGGGGCCGCGGTCCGCGCACTGTACGAGGAGGCCCGGCCGTGA
- a CDS encoding FAD-dependent oxidoreductase has translation MTRLERSVDVLVVGGGPAGLGAAAELAASGAGHVEILEREQDAGGIPRHCLHGGFGVRGTGRFSGSGPRGGMSGPAFARACVAAAVGVGAVLRTGVSVTGWDGPRTVETTGPAGLERITARAVVLATGARERPRSARLVPGSRPPGIYTTGELQRAVHVHGQRIGTHAVVIGNEPVAHGAADTLRGAGLDIVAMVTDQPVSPLPALVRAWAGFPLLTGATVTRLTGRNRISGVELRHEDGRTTTLRCDTVVFTGDFVPEHELARRGGLVIDAGTRGPAYDTGFRTSRDGVFAVGNLLHAAEDAGVAAAEGRACAVPVLRGLAGHDRPAGPLVPLEVDPPLRWVAPNRIAPDAELHDGRFVLRTGRRLPRPHLVVSQDGRELHRQRLLLPVLPGHPFHLGAGWLERIDPHGSAVRITAL, from the coding sequence GTGACCCGGCTCGAACGGTCCGTGGACGTCCTCGTCGTCGGCGGCGGACCCGCGGGCCTCGGCGCCGCCGCCGAACTCGCCGCTTCGGGCGCCGGCCACGTCGAGATCCTGGAGCGCGAACAGGACGCGGGCGGGATCCCGCGCCACTGCCTCCACGGCGGATTCGGCGTACGCGGTACGGGAAGGTTCTCCGGCTCGGGACCGAGAGGCGGAATGAGCGGCCCCGCCTTCGCCCGGGCGTGTGTGGCGGCGGCCGTCGGAGTCGGAGCCGTCCTCCGTACCGGAGTCTCCGTCACCGGCTGGGACGGGCCGCGCACCGTCGAGACCACGGGACCCGCCGGCCTCGAACGGATCACCGCCCGCGCCGTCGTCCTCGCCACGGGCGCCCGCGAGCGCCCGCGCAGCGCCCGCCTGGTCCCCGGCAGCCGCCCGCCGGGGATCTACACGACCGGCGAACTCCAACGGGCCGTCCACGTCCACGGACAGCGGATCGGCACCCACGCGGTCGTCATCGGCAACGAGCCCGTCGCCCACGGCGCCGCGGACACCCTGCGCGGCGCCGGCCTGGACATCGTCGCCATGGTGACCGACCAGCCCGTGTCCCCGCTGCCCGCCCTCGTACGCGCATGGGCGGGCTTCCCCCTCCTCACCGGCGCGACGGTCACCCGCCTCACCGGCCGGAACCGGATCTCCGGAGTGGAGCTGCGCCACGAGGACGGCCGCACCACGACGCTGCGCTGCGACACCGTTGTCTTCACCGGCGACTTCGTCCCGGAGCACGAACTGGCCAGGCGCGGCGGCCTCGTGATCGACGCGGGCACCCGAGGCCCCGCGTACGACACCGGATTCCGCACCTCGCGCGACGGGGTGTTCGCCGTCGGGAACCTGCTACACGCCGCGGAGGACGCGGGCGTCGCGGCGGCCGAGGGCCGCGCCTGCGCGGTGCCCGTCCTGCGCGGCCTGGCGGGCCACGACCGGCCCGCCGGCCCGCTGGTCCCCCTGGAGGTCGACCCCCCGCTCCGCTGGGTCGCACCGAACCGGATCGCCCCGGACGCGGAGCTCCACGACGGCCGCTTCGTCCTGCGCACGGGGCGGCGGCTGCCGCGTCCGCACCTCGTCGTCAGCCAGGACGGGCGCGAACTCCACCGGCAGCGACTGCTGCTGCCCGTCCTGCCGGGCCACCCGTTCCACCTCGGCGCCGGTTGGCTGGAGCGCATCGACCCGCACGGCTCGGCCGTGCGGATCACCGCGCTCTGA